In the Clostridia bacterium genome, one interval contains:
- a CDS encoding flagellar motor protein MotB — MSRRKRRQAHANHERWLVSYADFMTLLFAFFVVLYASSQVDKHKMGQLANAIQAAFQELGVFPGQSIGPPIALKESTGAGRSEAEKARIAQDLARVVEPIQIRAGAQLRPDVEQLRRAIEVALAPEIQRKEVALRVGPEGLVISLREVGFFDSGSAAMRPGAEAAFGRIAALLRERDCELRVEGHTDDVPIHTAQFQSNWELSTTRATGIIRELITQYHFSPERLSAAGYGEFHPTASNTTAEGRRLNRRIDLVVMGARSSIAVAPATGRS; from the coding sequence GTGAGTCGGCGCAAAAGGAGACAAGCGCACGCCAATCACGAGCGATGGCTCGTTTCCTATGCGGACTTCATGACATTACTGTTCGCGTTCTTCGTTGTCCTCTATGCATCCTCTCAGGTTGATAAGCACAAGATGGGACAACTCGCGAACGCAATTCAGGCAGCATTCCAGGAACTCGGAGTGTTCCCAGGCCAGAGCATTGGCCCTCCCATAGCATTGAAGGAATCTACCGGCGCAGGGCGGAGCGAAGCGGAGAAGGCGCGCATCGCGCAGGACCTCGCCCGAGTGGTTGAGCCGATACAAATACGCGCCGGCGCGCAGTTGCGCCCGGACGTCGAACAACTCAGACGCGCAATAGAGGTGGCCCTTGCGCCAGAAATACAGCGCAAGGAAGTCGCACTGCGAGTCGGCCCCGAGGGTTTGGTGATCAGTCTGCGCGAAGTTGGCTTTTTTGATAGCGGCTCGGCTGCAATGCGACCGGGCGCAGAAGCGGCGTTTGGGCGCATCGCCGCCCTGCTTCGCGAGCGCGACTGCGAGCTACGCGTGGAAGGGCACACCGATGACGTCCCAATCCATACAGCGCAGTTTCAGTCAAACTGGGAACTCTCGACGACGCGCGCAACCGGGATCATCAGGGAACTGATAACTCAGTACCACTTCTCGCCCGAACGATTGTCGGCCGCCGGTTATGGCGAGTTCCATCCGACGGCGAGCAATACCACCGCCGAAGGACGCCGCTTGAACCGGCGCATAGACCTCGTTGTCATGGGTGCCCGCAGCTCAATCGCGGTCGCCCCAGCCACGGGTCGGTCTTGA
- a CDS encoding HDOD domain-containing protein: MTYVSMDNVRVRVEQLKSIQSVPAILIPLLHRLDKPTEDVDIQKVVELIAHDNSLAAQTLHMANSPLYGRRQTIGTVRGAVLALGVSRVREIATACCVLNLLPQDIGSIDPRVFWEHSLGCALVSRRFARKIGFAEPEKAYLAGLLHDLGFLVNLLVLRDEFRAVAALAYSTRIPLEEAEARLLGFTHGFTGDLLAEAWDLGSEIKEVIRRHHQVERATSHRSLVALVSLSDLLCRTCGLGYGYTEALQVDSTREYGWQVLMQEHPALARFDWFTFAHELDAYVKEVRQLVAVLFRIS, translated from the coding sequence ATGACCTACGTCAGCATGGATAATGTCCGCGTGCGGGTGGAGCAACTGAAGTCCATTCAGAGCGTCCCGGCCATCCTCATCCCACTGCTGCATCGACTCGACAAGCCAACCGAAGATGTTGATATTCAGAAGGTTGTTGAGTTGATAGCGCACGACAACTCTCTTGCGGCGCAAACTCTGCATATGGCGAACTCGCCGCTGTACGGGAGAAGACAGACGATCGGAACCGTTCGCGGCGCAGTGCTGGCGCTCGGCGTCTCTCGCGTGCGCGAGATTGCCACCGCCTGCTGCGTATTGAACCTTCTGCCTCAAGACATTGGGAGCATTGACCCGCGAGTGTTCTGGGAGCACTCACTCGGCTGTGCGCTCGTGTCGCGCCGATTCGCCCGAAAAATCGGATTTGCGGAACCGGAAAAGGCATACCTCGCCGGACTGCTCCATGACCTCGGTTTCCTTGTTAACTTGCTCGTACTCCGCGATGAGTTCCGCGCAGTCGCCGCGCTGGCATACTCCACACGCATTCCCTTGGAAGAGGCGGAAGCCAGGCTGCTCGGCTTTACGCACGGCTTTACCGGCGACCTGCTCGCCGAAGCTTGGGACCTGGGCAGCGAGATCAAAGAAGTGATACGGCGCCACCATCAAGTCGAGCGCGCCACATCGCATCGCAGCCTCGTCGCTCTGGTCAGCTTGAGCGATCTGCTGTGCCGCACGTGCGGACTCGGATACGGTTATACGGAAGCGCTACAAGTGGACTCTACGCGCGAATACGGGTGGCAGGTATTGATGCAGGAACACCCAGCGCTCGCTCGCTTCGATTGGTTCACGTTTGCCCATGAGCTCGACGCCTACGTGAAAGAAGTACGGCAACTGGTCGCTGTCTTGTTCCGAATCTCCTGA
- a CDS encoding response regulator, whose translation MELVLHIAFLHAMKVGPYAMVNVNALTANLISWLNNTCSKSFLVSSEVCAGIEEADADPQALICALQALIAEQRAGLQTQSAALLLRTGIFRADATQGGVGSFLDPGEYVVMSITISASCCTREAVGREMLPRPEQLDASPALRNCVDLLRGDGGELAMKSEVSFGVTFRLYLRALDQGGESVQDDMPEGWETILLVEDEEFVRNVTREVLEIAGYHVLEAQDAQTGMRLFQEHEGAVHLVLTDVVMPGINGHDLAHRLTELSPAIKIIYMSGYTDSELHRKAFKNPRTAFLQKPFTVASLTKKVREVLDFDDGAGVASPVNLRQASSCASD comes from the coding sequence TTGGAACTCGTTCTGCACATTGCATTTCTTCATGCAATGAAAGTGGGCCCCTACGCAATGGTCAATGTCAACGCGCTTACCGCAAATCTGATTAGCTGGCTTAACAACACCTGTTCGAAGTCGTTCCTGGTTTCCAGTGAAGTTTGTGCCGGAATCGAAGAAGCTGACGCGGATCCCCAAGCTTTGATCTGCGCCCTGCAAGCACTCATCGCCGAGCAGCGGGCCGGGTTGCAAACGCAATCCGCGGCGTTACTCCTGAGGACTGGAATTTTCCGTGCAGACGCGACCCAGGGCGGAGTGGGGAGTTTTTTGGACCCGGGCGAGTACGTGGTGATGAGTATCACGATTTCGGCCTCTTGCTGTACCCGCGAAGCTGTTGGTAGGGAAATGTTGCCGCGCCCTGAGCAACTCGATGCTTCTCCGGCGCTCCGCAATTGTGTCGACCTCTTGCGCGGCGATGGTGGCGAACTCGCCATGAAATCGGAGGTTAGCTTCGGAGTTACGTTCCGTCTGTATCTGAGGGCGCTGGATCAGGGCGGGGAGTCTGTGCAAGATGACATGCCGGAAGGATGGGAGACGATCCTGCTCGTCGAGGACGAGGAGTTCGTGCGCAACGTGACACGCGAAGTTCTGGAGATAGCTGGCTATCACGTTTTGGAAGCACAAGATGCGCAGACAGGAATGCGGCTGTTTCAGGAGCATGAGGGCGCTGTGCATCTGGTATTGACCGACGTGGTGATGCCGGGGATAAACGGACACGATCTCGCGCATCGCCTTACAGAACTCTCGCCCGCAATAAAAATCATCTATATGTCAGGCTACACGGACAGTGAACTGCATCGGAAAGCCTTCAAGAATCCACGTACTGCATTCTTGCAGAAGCCTTTCACAGTCGCTTCTCTGACGAAAAAAGTGCGAGAGGTATTGGACTTTGACGATGGAGCCGGTGTGGCGTCGCCTGTGAATTTGCGGCAGGCGTCTTCCTGCGCATCGGACTAG
- a CDS encoding M20/M25/M40 family metallo-hydrolase produces the protein MSQTSVKAMRNTVLATLSIVLMLVVPAILFAAANDNVDLQTVTRIRHEGFRNSKVMETMGELTDRIGPRLTGSASHKRANEWTSEQLKAWGLANAHMEPFPFGRGWALESVSVRMLSPDVSQLYALPKAWTPSTPGPVRGEVVRLTATTKEDLEKQRGNYAGKMVLIGDMREVKPQSEPALRRYDENRLREIGDYQIPGERRQDPTGQVISREDLIKRFEFQRLLQKFFVDEKPAAVIEPSRGEAGLIFVQGTNAYKPGESDGVPQLVMSIENYGRISRLLDRKIPVQIEVEVKVHFEDGDGNAYNTIAEIPGSDKKDEIVMAGAHIDSWHGGTGATDNAAGCAVTMEALRILQSLGIKPRRTIRIGLWGGEEQGLLGSRAYVAEHFGKRPEPKQSDSGLPSYLRPETGPLMLKPKQQKISAYFNIDNGTGKLRGIYLQENSAARPVIEPWMEPFKDLGFNTISMRNTGSTDHVPFDAVGIPGFQFIQDPVEYMTRTHHSNADVYERVQREDMMQASVILASFLYDAAMRDEMLPRKPLPNDVVWETPKDAVLLRSEPKKAHKKSDAKTDKKAEQKQKPATAEKKS, from the coding sequence ATGTCGCAAACTTCAGTGAAGGCCATGCGCAATACAGTGCTGGCCACGTTATCCATCGTGCTCATGCTCGTCGTGCCCGCCATCCTTTTTGCGGCGGCTAATGACAACGTCGACCTGCAGACGGTAACGCGTATCCGCCATGAAGGTTTCCGCAACTCCAAGGTCATGGAGACCATGGGGGAACTAACCGATAGGATCGGTCCGCGCCTGACGGGTTCTGCGAGCCACAAACGCGCAAACGAATGGACCAGTGAGCAACTGAAGGCGTGGGGCCTCGCCAACGCGCATATGGAACCTTTCCCATTCGGCCGCGGATGGGCGCTGGAATCCGTCTCTGTGCGGATGCTTTCTCCAGATGTTTCGCAGCTTTACGCGCTGCCCAAGGCGTGGACGCCCTCGACTCCCGGCCCGGTTCGCGGCGAGGTGGTCCGCCTGACAGCAACAACGAAGGAAGATTTGGAGAAACAGCGCGGCAACTATGCGGGCAAGATGGTGCTGATCGGCGACATGCGCGAAGTTAAGCCCCAGTCGGAACCGGCGCTACGCCGATATGACGAGAATCGCCTTCGCGAAATCGGCGATTACCAGATTCCGGGCGAGCGCCGACAGGACCCGACAGGCCAGGTCATTTCGCGTGAAGACCTTATTAAACGCTTCGAATTCCAGCGCTTGCTACAGAAGTTTTTCGTAGACGAAAAACCAGCGGCCGTCATCGAGCCGAGCCGTGGAGAGGCTGGCCTGATCTTCGTTCAAGGCACGAACGCGTACAAGCCTGGAGAATCGGATGGCGTTCCGCAGCTTGTGATGTCGATCGAAAACTACGGACGCATTTCGAGGCTGCTCGACCGCAAAATTCCGGTCCAGATTGAAGTCGAAGTCAAAGTGCATTTCGAAGACGGCGACGGTAATGCCTACAACACCATCGCCGAGATTCCGGGCAGCGACAAGAAAGATGAGATCGTGATGGCCGGCGCACACATCGATTCGTGGCACGGCGGCACGGGCGCGACAGATAACGCCGCCGGTTGTGCCGTAACGATGGAAGCCCTTCGTATCCTCCAGTCGCTGGGCATCAAACCGCGGCGTACTATCCGCATAGGATTGTGGGGCGGCGAGGAACAGGGCTTGCTCGGGTCACGCGCATACGTGGCCGAGCATTTCGGAAAACGGCCCGAGCCCAAGCAGTCCGACAGTGGCTTGCCTTCCTACTTGCGTCCCGAGACGGGTCCACTGATGCTGAAGCCGAAACAACAAAAAATCTCCGCCTACTTCAACATCGACAATGGAACCGGCAAGTTGCGCGGTATCTATTTACAGGAAAATTCGGCGGCCCGCCCAGTCATAGAACCTTGGATGGAGCCGTTCAAGGATTTGGGATTCAACACAATAAGCATGCGGAACACCGGTTCCACGGACCACGTTCCATTCGATGCCGTTGGCATCCCGGGATTCCAGTTCATTCAGGACCCGGTCGAGTATATGACCCGTACGCACCACTCAAACGCCGACGTGTATGAGCGCGTACAGCGCGAAGACATGATGCAGGCGTCCGTGATCCTTGCATCTTTCCTCTACGACGCCGCGATGCGTGACGAAATGCTTCCGCGCAAGCCCCTGCCCAACGACGTTGTATGGGAAACGCCCAAGGATGCAGTCCTGCTCAGATCCGAACCCAAGAAAGCGCACAAGAAGAGCGACGCGAAAACGGACAAGAAGGCAGAACAAAAACAAAAGCCAGCAACCGCCGAAAAGAAAAGCTAA
- a CDS encoding response regulator produces MAKRSKIVLCVDADAVLGNVRKLVIESFGYRVMAARTASEAAPLLLSHSISAVVIDRPDTNLDSAIRILHETSARVPIVLISGMPYVAPELANAIAGVVEKGDSPQQLRVVLDSVTRDRNEADRLAAPNPGATSEDAQSLDESAKRVR; encoded by the coding sequence TTGGCGAAGCGGTCGAAGATTGTGTTGTGCGTGGATGCTGATGCGGTTCTTGGTAATGTCCGAAAGCTTGTCATCGAGAGCTTCGGCTATCGCGTTATGGCTGCACGAACCGCTTCGGAGGCGGCGCCTTTACTGCTCTCTCATTCGATTTCTGCCGTTGTCATCGATCGTCCCGACACGAATTTGGACTCCGCAATTCGAATCCTGCATGAAACCAGTGCACGAGTACCAATCGTTCTAATCTCAGGCATGCCTTATGTCGCACCCGAACTGGCAAATGCGATTGCCGGAGTTGTAGAAAAGGGAGATTCGCCCCAGCAGCTTAGAGTGGTGCTCGACTCGGTGACGAGGGATCGAAACGAAGCAGATCGTTTGGCCGCGCCGAACCCAGGCGCGACCTCAGAAGACGCACAATCTCTAGACGAGAGTGCGAAAAGAGTTAGATGA